GCAAGAAGCTGGCCGAGACCAATTTTATTCAGGATTTGCTGCGTGGGACGGCTAATGCAGCAACCGCAGACTTTCCAGCGGGGAAACGAGGCTTTGTCGACGAGAAGCACCTTCGCACCGCCCAGCGCGAGTTGCCGTGCGGCCACGGAGCCCGCGCAGCCCGCGCCGACGATGACAACATCCCAGAGTATCGACGAGGCATCTTCAAGAAGCAGCGTGAACAGAACTGCGCTCACTGCGGTCTCCATGTGAAAAGGAATCGACAGGGCCACGTCCGGCGAATGCTATAACCGGATATGCCCTCCGCATCCGCCAGCGATGCGAACTCCTTCGGCGTAAATGCAGCTAAGACAGACAACGGAGCGTCATTATGGACTACGAAAGATCGACTTAGGATTCGGCAAACCCAATATGCCATCAAATAACCGGAGCAACACCGATTAAGGTCGCTGATTATCACCTGGCGTTTGGCCGCTGCACACATGGACTTCAGAAGCCTTTGTGCAGCGGAGTCGGTCAGATGATGCATAAACAACGTGTTTATAATGACATCGTACCCCTCGGGAACGCCGTCTTCGACAATATCGCGGACAAAGAATGACGTGGATGCACCCGCCTTACGGGCCTGGGAGTGGGCATAGGCAACCGAGTCGACACTTAAGTCACATCCGTGTACTTCGACCGGAATACCGTCGCGTTGCGCGCAGAGGCTGAGGCCAATTGCCGTGTCACCTCCACCTGAAGCGATGTCCAGAACGCGCAAAGGTGTGCCAGGGTTACCTGCGGCGACTTCACGCACAACGCGCCACAGGGATCGCCGTGTGAGGCTCAGGGCGTTGATTCTTCGGAGACCTACGAGGGCGCGAATGCGCTCGGCATGATCGAGGCTTTGATCATCCAGAATTTCCGGCTCGAGGGAGCGGGTCCGCAAACGCGGAAGTGCGCCCCATGCGCGGTTCGAAACAGCACGCGTGCCTTCACTCATTACGCCTGCCAAAGCCTCGCAATTCACCAGGACAGTTTGAACGCGTCTACTAATACCTGCCAACGGCCGGATCGACAGAAGCGTATGCGTCAATCCCACCGGTAAGGTTCCTGACATGGGAAAAACCGCGGTCTCGCAGGAAATTGGCCGCCATGCTTGACCGCATCCCGTGGTGGCACATGACTACGATCTCGGCGTCACGCTTGGACTCCAACTCGGCGATACGGTTCTCAAGCGAATCCAGCGGGACATGGACCGCGCCCTCGATGCGAGCCTTGGCCAATTCATCGGCCCTGCGGACATCGAGAAGTACGAAATCGGCTTTCCGGTCAAGCAGTTCTTTCAGTTCACCGGGTGTACACGCCGGACTACCGTGCATAAACGACTTCACTGCCGAGAAGATATTCACGACGTAACGATTCCTATGTCAGACGGGCCGATACAGTTCAGCTCCACCGACACGAAACGTCTCGGCCATGTCATTCATTCCCTGGTCGCGCGCCGCATCTTCCCCTACCCCAAGCTTGGATGCATAGTCCCGAATCTGCTGCGTGATCTCCATCGAGCAGAACTTGGGGCCGCACATGCTGCAGAAATGGGCCATTTTTGCGCCTTGTGCGGGCAGTGTTTCATCGTGGAAACTCTGGGCTTTGTCCGGGTCAAGCGACAAGCTGAATTGGTCTTCCCATCTGAATTCGAACCGGGCCAGGCTCAAGGCGTTATCGCGGATTTGCGCGCCCGGATGCCCCTTCGCCAAGTCGGCGGCATGCGCAGCGACTTTGTAGGCCACCACACCTTCTCGCACGTCGTTCTTGTCGGGAAGCCCGAGATGTTCCTTTGGAGTCACGTAGCAGAGCAAAGCCGTTCCATACCAGCCGATCATCGCGGCTCCGATGGCCGATGTCAGGTGGTCGTAGCCGGGGGCAATGTCGGTGGTCAGCGGACCCAACGTGTAGAACGGGGCTTCACCACACCACTCCAACTGCTTTTGCATGTTTTCCTGAATCATGTGCATGGGGACGTGCCCGGGACCCTCGTTCATCACCTGGACATCGAAATCCCATGCACGCTTGGTCAACTCGCCTTGCGTCTTCAGTTCGGCGAACTGAGCCTCGTCGTTTGCATCCGCGATTGACCCGGGACGCAGCCCATCGCCAATCGAGAACGCGACGTCGTATGCGGCCATGATTTCGCAGATGTCATCCCAGTGCGAATAGAGGAAGTTCTCCTTGTGGTGCGCCAAACACCACTTCGCCATGATGGAACCGCCCCGGCTGACAATGCCCGTGACGCGCTTTTCCGTGAGATGGATGAACCGAAGAAGGACTCCGGCGTGAATCGTGAAATAGTCTACGCCCTGCTCCGCTTGCTCGATCAACGTGTCGCGGAAGATCTCCCACGAAAGCTCTTCAGGCCTCCCTCCCACTTTCTCCAGAGCCTGATAGATGGGCACCGTGCCAATCGGGACCGGTGAATTGCGCACGATCCATTCTCGCGTCTCGTGAATGTTCGCGCCCGTCGAGAGATCCATCACGGTATCCGAGCCCCACCGAATGGCCCAGACCAGCTTTTCGACTTCTTCTTCGATACTGCTCGATACCGCAGAATTCCCGATGTTTGCGTTGATCTTCACCAGGAAGTTGCGCCCAATGACCATCGGCT
This genomic stretch from Candidatus Hydrogenedentota bacterium harbors:
- a CDS encoding methyltransferase domain-containing protein is translated as MSEGTRAVSNRAWGALPRLRTRSLEPEILDDQSLDHAERIRALVGLRRINALSLTRRSLWRVVREVAAGNPGTPLRVLDIASGGGDTAIGLSLCAQRDGIPVEVHGCDLSVDSVAYAHSQARKAGASTSFFVRDIVEDGVPEGYDVIINTLFMHHLTDSAAQRLLKSMCAAAKRQVIISDLNRCCSGYLMAYWVCRILSRSFVVHNDAPLSVLAAFTPKEFASLADAEGISGYSIRRTWPCRFLFTWRPQ
- a CDS encoding rhodanese-like domain-containing protein; the encoded protein is MHGSPACTPGELKELLDRKADFVLLDVRRADELAKARIEGAVHVPLDSLENRIAELESKRDAEIVVMCHHGMRSSMAANFLRDRGFSHVRNLTGGIDAYASVDPAVGRY
- the thiC gene encoding phosphomethylpyrimidine synthase ThiC; amino-acid sequence: MAVTTIASRVFEQSQSDLITRKPFPNSKKVYVEGSDPSIRVPMREIAQTPTRERGAGKETPNPSITVYDTSGPYTDPCEPIDVRLGLRPIRLGWIKGRNDVVELDGLTSAFARGREDDSLLAGVRFERTRPPLRAKEGCRVTQLHYARRGEITPEMEYVAIRENMRLEETIEALHKQHPGHDWGANLQRRITPEFVRDEVARGRAIIPANINHPELEPMVIGRNFLVKINANIGNSAVSSSIEEEVEKLVWAIRWGSDTVMDLSTGANIHETREWIVRNSPVPIGTVPIYQALEKVGGRPEELSWEIFRDTLIEQAEQGVDYFTIHAGVLLRFIHLTEKRVTGIVSRGGSIMAKWCLAHHKENFLYSHWDDICEIMAAYDVAFSIGDGLRPGSIADANDEAQFAELKTQGELTKRAWDFDVQVMNEGPGHVPMHMIQENMQKQLEWCGEAPFYTLGPLTTDIAPGYDHLTSAIGAAMIGWYGTALLCYVTPKEHLGLPDKNDVREGVVAYKVAAHAADLAKGHPGAQIRDNALSLARFEFRWEDQFSLSLDPDKAQSFHDETLPAQGAKMAHFCSMCGPKFCSMEITQQIRDYASKLGVGEDAARDQGMNDMAETFRVGGAELYRPV